The Paenibacillus sp. FSL W8-0426 region TAGCGCCTCATCCGCAAGAGGTTCCAGACTTGGAAATGCCTGAATTTCGGCATAATCAATGACCGCTCTCGGTGAACGGCCGATTTCTTCACGCAAAATGCGGCGAATATCTCCGGCAGTAATGTCCTTTTTGGCACGAACGGCATCTTCGGCGGAACGCAGCGCCTTGGACAGAACCAAAGCCTCCTGCCGATCCTCTGCGCTCAAGTAAACATTGCGCGAACTCAGGGCCAACCCGTCGCTCTCACGCACGATCGGGCACGGTACAACGGTAACCGGCATATTGAGGTCATTGACCATTTGCTGGATAACCGCAACCTGCTGCGCATCCTTCATGCCGAAAAATGCACGCTCCGGCTGCACGATATGGAACAGTTTGGAGACCACCGTCGTAACTCCGTCAAAGTGACCCGGACGGGAAGCGCCGCACAGGCGCTCCGTCAAACGGGATACCGACACGGTCGTTTGCGTTGGGCGAGGATACATCTCATCCACCGAAGGGATGAACACCAGATCAACGCCTTGAGCTTGAGCCGTGTTCAGATCTCTTTCTTCGTCCCGCGGATAGCTGTCAAAATCTTCGTTGGGACCGAACTGAATCGGATTGACGAAGATGCTCAGCACCACGATGTCGCTCTGGCCCCTGGCAGCCTGCATCAGGCTGGCGTGTCCCTCGTGCAGGTATCCCATCGTTGGAACCAGGCCTACGATAGGTTCTTTTCCTTCGGATAACACAGCTTTGCGCATCAAGCCGATCTCGCGTCTTAATTCCGCGATTGTACGAATAACCTTCATGCGTTGCTTCCCACCTTCTCTTTGCGATGTCCGTACAACTGCTCGACAACGCCGTCGGCAGCATTGAATACATGTTCTTCGGCAGGGAAGGAACGTTCTTTAACTTCCTTGACGTAAGCTCCGATGCTATTGCGAATAAGCGTTCCAACGTCTCCATAGGTTTTCACGAACCGCTTCGGCATATAAGGAGACGCGTATTGAACCACGTCATGGAATACAAGCACCTGGCCGTCGCAGCCTCTGCCCGCACCGATGCCGATCGTCGGAATGGAAAGTTCCTGCGAAATCGCTCTCGCGACTTCTTCGGTGACAAGTTCCAGCACAATGC contains the following coding sequences:
- the panC gene encoding pantoate--beta-alanine ligase, whose product is MKVIRTIAELRREIGLMRKAVLSEGKEPIVGLVPTMGYLHEGHASLMQAARGQSDIVVLSIFVNPIQFGPNEDFDSYPRDEERDLNTAQAQGVDLVFIPSVDEMYPRPTQTTVSVSRLTERLCGASRPGHFDGVTTVVSKLFHIVQPERAFFGMKDAQQVAVIQQMVNDLNMPVTVVPCPIVRESDGLALSSRNVYLSAEDRQEALVLSKALRSAEDAVRAKKDITAGDIRRILREEIGRSPRAVIDYAEIQAFPSLEPLADEALVHGRDDLLIALAVKFGKTRLIDNTMLQTTEVPSHV